The sequence below is a genomic window from Pseudomonadota bacterium.
GAGAAAGAATGTCGAGTACGTCGTTATATCGAACAGACGATTTTATGGGTGCAAAAAACTTGCAGTATTCTCTGATCGCATTCTCTTTGGTGATAACAGAAGCCTGGTCAGCAAAGACAGGTACAGATGCAAGAATAAAAAACAGAAAAGCAATTGTAAAAAATAAAGTTTTCATTTTTCAGTCATCTTAAGAATATTCCAAGGTTTTGTCAAAGGAATATTCTTAAGAAGATCCTCGCACCTCTCCTTATAGAATAACGCCGGACCATCACCCGGATAACGCTCCAGCAACAAATCCAACAGCCTGATGGCATCGTTAAATTTGCCATTCTCGTGGTAAGTCAAGGCCTCGCGAAACAGGTCAATTTTTTCTTTAACTTCCTGTCCTGCATTACCCTTTTCTGCTATAAGTTCATAAATACGGATCGACTCGCTCTTCCCTTTGACAGCAATAAGACCAAGCTCCCTGAAAACAAAAGAGTTGTTGGTTCTCTCCATTGTTTTTTCGCTGACAATGATGTTTGTGCGAAAAACCTTGTTGACCGACTCAAGTCTCGATGCAAGGTTCACAGTATCTCCAACTACTGTATAGTCAAATAACCTTGTGCTTCCAAGGTTGCCGGCAATGGCATCGCCGGAATGTATCCCTATTCTGATGGAGACGGGGGGAATACCTTGCTCTTCAAATTTTGCATTTATTTTCCTGAGCATCGCAAAACAGTTAAGGCCAGCCTGACATGCATTGATTTCATCATTCTCGGTGTGAAGAGGGGCGCCCCAAAACGCCATGATACAGTCACCGATATATTTATCAATAACCCCTTTTTCACCGATTACCACCTCTGTCAATGCGTCAAGGATCGTATGAAGCATCATAGCAGTATCTTCAGGGGAGTTTTTTTCGGAGATGGTCGTGAAGCCGGCGATATCGGCAAAAAAGACAGTCACCCGTAATCTTTTTCCACCTGGCTTGATAATGTCAGGGTTTTGCAAAACATAGTTAACAAGCGTCTTATCCATATACTGCGAGAAAGTCTTTCTTATGAAGAGCCGTTCTTTTCCTTCAGAGGCGTAACTGAAAGTTGCGGCAGAGATGAAACCTATGATGAGGGCAGCTACCGGATAAACAACAGGAAAATAACGGGTATTCAAAAATAACAGGGCGGTTGCTCCAAATACTAATGCAAATATTCCAAGAAACATGGCAAGATTCTTGATAAAAGAATGATTGTACAAGACAAAAACCGAGAGGAACAAAACAATAGAAAACATGCTCAGAACAACAAAAGCAGGATTTACGGGCCTCATGAAGCTCCCGTCCCGGAGGTTGTCAAATAGGGTAGCATTAATATACACGCCTGTTGATACCGGGGATACGGATGTAGGCTTTAGATCATAGAGTCCTGCGGCGGTAAACCCGACGAACACGGTTTTGTCCTTGAAATACTCTTTACCAATAGGCACAGACTTCGTTAGGTCCCTGCCAACTGCAGCGTTCAGGATATCAACCGCTGAAAAGACTTGAAATGGCCTGTGATCCCTGTAATAACGCAGCAGCACCTTTCCATCAACAAGCGGAACTGGCGTGTTGCGCAAATACGCTTTGTTGTGCAATACCTGCAACTTTCCCTGCTTGATTAAACAAGAGGATATAAGATTCGGCACTACCATGTTTTGAAACTGAAAAAAAAGGGGTATTTTCCGGTAGACACCATCTTCATCGGGACTAATCGCAACATTCCCGGTTCCTTTTATATGTGCTCTCAAAACGTCCAGTGGAACGATAACTGAGCGG
It includes:
- a CDS encoding adenylate/guanylate cyclase domain-containing protein; this encodes MVAKARIRNIIILTIVVFCVSFLLYSANALHLFELKVFDLYSRLLNPLRSSGDTVIIEVDQKSIDALSGEGINWPWPRQMYAPLIEYLSEADAVAVDVLYTEPSSYGQEDDAIFADAIRKASNVYLPFFLSKNPKDTSLEDMMFVKTHSIGEATGTSSPYRSVIVPLDVLRAHIKGTGNVAISPDEDGVYRKIPLFFQFQNMVVPNLISSCLIKQGKLQVLHNKAYLRNTPVPLVDGKVLLRYYRDHRPFQVFSAVDILNAAVGRDLTKSVPIGKEYFKDKTVFVGFTAAGLYDLKPTSVSPVSTGVYINATLFDNLRDGSFMRPVNPAFVVLSMFSIVLFLSVFVLYNHSFIKNLAMFLGIFALVFGATALLFLNTRYFPVVYPVAALIIGFISAATFSYASEGKERLFIRKTFSQYMDKTLVNYVLQNPDIIKPGGKRLRVTVFFADIAGFTTISEKNSPEDTAMMLHTILDALTEVVIGEKGVIDKYIGDCIMAFWGAPLHTENDEINACQAGLNCFAMLRKINAKFEEQGIPPVSIRIGIHSGDAIAGNLGSTRLFDYTVVGDTVNLASRLESVNKVFRTNIIVSEKTMERTNNSFVFRELGLIAVKGKSESIRIYELIAEKGNAGQEVKEKIDLFREALTYHENGKFNDAIRLLDLLLERYPGDGPALFYKERCEDLLKNIPLTKPWNILKMTEK